GGAACAGAATTTGGCCTGGATACCAGTGCAGTAACCATAGAAAAGATTCCACTTATACTCACCCGGCCCCGGGAACTAAAATTAACAAGGGTAGAGGAAAATGGAGAACTGGGGCTTCTCCGAAGAGAAGAACATAGACAGGAAAATAATTAACGATTGGCACTATGCCTCAAACATCTTGTCAATCTCACGCGCAAGTTCCCGATCCTTATTTGTAACCTTATCTCCTGCGTCGTGAGTAGATAAAGATATTTCCACTTTATTATAGACATTTTTCCAGGAAGGGTGATGATCCATTTTTTCTGCAATAAGTGCAACCCTGGTCATAAAGCTAAAAGCTTCTATAAAATTCCGGAACTCAAAAACTCTTTGAAGCTGGTCATCCTTTTCAGTCCACATATAGTATATTTAATTTGTGCAAGGTAATTTATCTGCTTTAAGGAAATCTTCATCATGTATTCAGGCTAATTCATCTAAACTATACAATGCGGGGTTAAGTTTTTTGGTTAATCGAAAATAAAATTAGCTTTTGACTTAAGTTTATTTAAATCTATTTCAGAAATCAATTGTATGGAAGGAATGGTTTTAAGTTTCAAGATAAAGTCCTTTGCCTGCTCTGAATCAACTTCCCCTGTTATAAAAAAAAGATAGTCAGCATGTTTTATTTCAGATGTAAAAAAATCTCCGGCATGTTTATTTGAAATTACATGAATAATCCATTTATCGATTTCGTTTTCGTAGCGGTAATAGCTGAAAAAAGACGTTTTACTCTTTCTCTTATGTACTATCTCCAAATCATCTTTCTTTAGAAGTCTGAAATCAAAAGCCTTATTTAAATGCCAGCACAATTGATAATCTTTAAGCTGGCAGGCCAAGGCTATCAAAAGTCCGGTAAAAGTTTCCTCGAAAAATGAGATTCTTTTTTTTGTCAAAAACCGAATATAATTGTGTCAAAAATGGTGATAAAAATAATATGCTGCATTAATTTCATATCCGGAAAATAAATCTGTAAAAGATTGCATAGCAAATTTCAAATCACTTACTTTGCCAAAAATTTCTCAATTACAAAACCAATACTTTTTATGTCAGACATCGCAGCAAGAGTGAAAAAGATCATCATTGATAAATTGGGTGTTGATGAAAGTGAAGTAACTCCCGAGGCAACTTTCACTAATGATCTTGGTGCTGATTCTCTCGACACGGTTGAGCTGATCATGGAATTCGAAAAAGAATTTAATATTTCTATTCCTGACGAGCAAGCGGAAACAATTACTTCCGTTGGCCAGGCTATTGCGTATATTGAACAATACGCAAAGTCATAATTTTCTCTGCACATGAATTTAAAAAGGGTTGTAGTCACCGGTTTGGGTGCACTCACTCCTTTGGGTAATACGGTTCCGGAATATTGGAGCAACCTGAGGAAGGGTGTTAGCGGAGGCGGCTTGCTTACCTATTTTGATACTACAAAATTTAAAACTAAAATTGCCTGCCAGCTTAAAAATTTCAATATCCTTGATTTTATTGACAGGAAAGAAGTTCGGAAGCTTGATCCTTACTCACAGTATGCGTTGGTAGCCGCCGATGAAGCAGTAAAAGACAGTGGCCTGAATCTGCAAACTGAAGACAAATCACGCATAGGAGTTATCTGGGCTACTGGAGTTGGTGGTATTGATTCATATGCTAAAGCAATGATGGAATATTGTAAAGGAGATGGAACTCCGCGCTTCAGTCCTTTTCTTATTCCCCTTATTATACCTGATCTGGCTGCCGGTCATCTCTCTATTAAGTATGGATTTATGGGTCCAAATTATACTACAGTTGCTGCCTGTGCCTCTTCCACCAGTTCTGTGATAGATGCGTTCAATTATATCCGTTTGGGAAAATCTGATATTATTCTTACCGGTGGTTCTGAATTTCCTTTTTGTATTCCGGCTGTAGGAGGTTTTTCATCCATGAAGGCATTATCTGAAAGAAATGATGATCCGGAGCATGCTTCCCGTCCCTACGATAAAGACCGTGATGGATTTGTTATGGGTGAGGGAGCAGGTGCCATTTTCTTAGAGGAATATGAGCATGCCGTTGCACGCGGCGCTAAGATTTATTGCGAAGTAGCAGGCGGCGGAATGTCGGGTGATGCCTATCATATCTCTGCACCCCATCCCGATGGCATTGGCGTTATCCTTGTCTTAAAGGCAGCTCTTGAGGATGCAGGTATGAAACCTGAGGATATCGATTACATCAATACTCATGGTACATCCACACCGCTTGGCGATATAGCGGAACTTAAAGCAATCGTAAATGTATTTGGTAATCATGCCTATAAAATGAGCATTAGCTCCACCAAGTCTATGACGGGCCATATGCTTGGAGCTGCCGGAGCAGCGGAGGCAATCGCTTGCATCGCATCCATCACCGAAGGCTTTATTCCCCCTACTATTAACCATGTTACCTGTGATCCGAACATAGATCCAAACCTTGACCTCACTTTAAATATAGTTAAAGAAAGAGAGGTCCGCATTGCAATGAGTAATACCTTCGGTTTCGGCGGACACAATGCGACTATTATTTTTAAAAAGTTCGAGGGATAGGTAATTGCCCTGTAATTGTAAGCCCCAATAAGTAAAGTAATACGATTTGATACGCCGTGTTTTTTCAAAAGATGCTGCTTTTTATAAAAGGCTGAAACACTTAACCGGTTTTCTACCATCTAATATCCGATTATATCATCATGCGTTCTGTCACAGTTCTTTGGCACAGGAGGAATTTGAAAGTAATGAGCGTCTTGAATTTTTGGGTGATGCCATCCTGAGTGCAGTAATTGCAACTTATCTTTTTAAAAAATTTCCATATAAAAACGAAGGTTATCTGACGGATATCCGCTCCAAAATGGTGAGCAGAAGTCAGTTAAATGTTATTGCCTTTAAAATTGGTATTGACCAGTTCGTTACGTTTAACAGTTCAGACCCCTTATTAAATAAGAAATCTCTTGCAGGAAATGCGCTTGAAGCCTTGATTGGTGCCATATACATAGACAAAGGATTTAAAAAAGCTGATAGATTTATCTTAAAGAAAATCGTGAAACCCTTTTTAGATATTCCTGAAATTGAAATTTCGGAATTCAACTATAAAAGTAAATTGCTGGAATGGGCTCAAAAAAGCGGTAAGTCTTTATCATTTTCAATGAAAAGCCATTTTAAACATCATCATCGGACTTTCTACAAAATGGCAGCCTTGATTGATGGTATTGAGTTAGGGTTAGGAGAAGACACCAACAAAAAAAATGCTGAAAAAATTGCTGCTAAAGAGGCTTTTCAAAAGCTTAATATTAACCTATAGGCTAAAATATTCTTCAATTATTAATCAGGCTTTCCTTTAATTGCTTTTTTCTATATCATTAATTTAAGGAGGTCTAAAATTTCTTGTCTTAATGATGCATGCCGATTGATGCTACTTTGCTCGTATTAATTGTTTTAGATTTGCATATCGAAATACCATTTGAATGAGCGACCCTGTTAAGCATGAATGCGGCATTGCTCTTATTCGCTTGTTAAAACCCCTCAGCTATTATCGCGAGAAATATGGTACGCCCCTTTATGGGTTGAATAAACTGTACCTGCTGATGGAAAAGCAGCATAACCGCGGGCAGGATGGTGCAGGGGTAGGGGCAATCAAGCTTAATATGAATACCGGGCAGCGCTTCATGAGCCGCTATCGCTCCAATTCCCCTCATGCAATTGGTGAAATATTCCAAAAAATTTTTAGCAGGATAGATAAGCTTACCAAAATTAATCCTGCATTAATGGAAGATACGGAATGGCTTAAAAAGAATGTAAGCTTTGTGGCCGAGATGCTGCTGGGCCACCTTCGTTATGGCACATATGGACGAAATGAAATAGATGCATGTCACCCATTCATAAACAACCATCAGTCATCTACCCGCAGCCTTATTATGGCGGGAAACTTTAACCTCACCAACATTGAAGAGTTGGGATGGAATGCAGAGGCCAGAGCTGCAAGGCCGGATACGGCGGTGGTGCTCGACCGTGTAACATTTTACCTGGACGAAGAAATTAAGAATATTATAGACAGAAGACAAAAAGAGAATGGACAGCCATTGGAAGTAAATATTCCAGTTCGTAAAGAGATCAATTTTCAAAATGTTTTGGCCAATGCAGTTAAGGAATTCGATGGTGGTTACCTGCTTGCCGGATTATCGGGAGCCGGGTTTGCCTTTGCGGTTCGGGATCCTAATGGAATTCGCCCGGCATTTTATTACCACAGCAGTGAAATTTTAGTAGTTGCTAGTGAACGGCCTGCCATTCAAACGGCTTTCAATCTATCTATTTCAGAAGTAAGGGAACTGAAACCAGGCAATGCTGTAATAGCGAACAGTGAGGGAGAAGTAGGAGAATATCAAATTGCAGAAGCAAAAGAAAAGCACTCCTGCAGCTTTGAGCGTATTTATTTTTCAAGAGGAAGCGATAAGGATATCTATGAAGAGAGAAAAAAACTAGGCTGCCTGCTTGCTCCCTCAATATTAAATGCCATTGATTTCGATTTCAATCATACAGTGTTTTCTTTTATACCCAATACTGCGGAGGTGGCATTCTACGGAATGGTAAAGGGCATTGAAGATCATCTGAGGCAATACAAATTCAATCGTATTCAAAATAATCACCTGAGTGAAATTCAATTAAAAGAAGTCCTTGATTTAAGGCCGCGTGTGGAAAAAATTGCTATTAAGGATGTTAAAATGCGAACCTTTATCACCCAGGATTCCCAGCGGAATGAATTAGTAGAGCATGTGTACGACATTACCTACGGCAGCATTAAGGCTGGCGAAGACACTATTGTAGTCATCGATGATTCTATCGTTCGGGGAACTACATTGAAGCGCAGTATAATAAAGATGCTCGACAGGCTTGGTCCCAGAAAAATTATCATTGTCTCATCGGCCCCGCAGATCCGCTATCCCGATTGCTATGGTATCGATATGAGCAAGATGAAGGACTTTATTGCATTTCGTGCGCTGGTTTCATTGCTGAATAAAAAAGGTAAAGAAAACATTTTAGATGAGGTCTATGAGAAATGTAAATTTCAAATGACCTTGCCCGAAAATCAAATAGTAAATGAGGTTAAAAGACTATATGATTTATTTACTGAAGAGGAAATTTCCAATGAGTTAGCATTGCTGGTGAAAGATGAATGTGTGAATGCTGAAGTCCAGGTAATTTTTCAAACCATAGCTAATCTCCATATTGCCTGCCCAAATCATACAGGAGACTGGTATTTCTCCGGAAATTATCCTACAACCGGGGGAAATAAAGTGGTGAACCGTGCCTTTATTAATTATATGGAAGGCAAAGACGTAAGGGCCTATTCCTGATGTTAGGATTCCGTGCTAATTTATATATGTCTGCAAGATTGCCCAGTTGAGTTTCCCTCACGAAAGATCTGAGCAGATCCAATCACCAATTAAAGAAAAAGTGCGAACCTGGCTTATAACTAGATATTCGTGTAGTCAATAATAAGGATCAGATATTTTTATCTCATTACATGTTTTTTTACTGCTACCCGATATAATATGATACCCATAAATACAAATATGAGTGCACCAAGTACCTGGTAACCGCCATCACCCAGCATTTGGGATAATACAGGCCCGGCACTTATCTTTTCCAAACCATGAAAAATTGATTCATTAATGGAGAGCAGTGCAACGATTACACCCGCTAAGGCTCCGCCTGCAACCAATCCCGTAGCGAATAAGCTGCCTCTTCCAAGTTCTCCGTCTTCCGTATTTTCTCCGCGGCGTTTCGACCTCATGTCCACTATCTTCTTAACTGCACCACCGGCAAAAATAGGGAGCGTAGTAGACAGTGGCAGATAGGCGCCAACTGCAAAGTTTAATGCATTTACACCGCACAGCTCCATGGTGATCGCCAGAAAAACTCCAACTAACACAAATTGCCAGTCAAGGTTGAAGGAAAGCAATCCTTTAATGAGGGTCGCCATCAGGGTTCCTTGTGGAGCAGGAAATTTATCACTTCCAATAGCATGAGTAATGCCTGCAGCAGCCATATCCGGCGTGGGGATATCGAGCAGCTTGATGGTAATTCCAATCACTACAGAAGAAACTACAGCGCCAATGAATAAACTCAATTGCTGCAGGCGCGGTGTAGCGCCAACTATAAAACCGGTTTTCAGATCCTGTGAAGTGGCACCTCCGTTTGCCGCAGCAATGCAAATCATGCTTCCTACTACCAAAACCATAGGCTCATAAGCATGGCCCGTAAGGCCAATGCCAATAAATACCAGTGAGGTTGCCATCAGGGTGGCGATAGTCATTCCAGATATAGGATTAGAGCTGGATCCTATAATGCCTACAATACGGGATGAAACAGTAACAAAGAAAAATCCGAAGACAACCACTAAAATACCAATCAAAAATTTAGACCCAATAGAATCGCCGGGTATTTGCGGCATTAGTGCCATTAAGACTACCAGAGCAAGTGATCCGAATATTACCGTATTCACAGAAAGGTCATTTTCTGTTCTTACTCTTTCAACACCTGCGCTTTTATCTTTAATAGAACTTAAACTATCGCGGAAGGAAGAAACAATAGTAGGAATGCTTTTCATCAGCGTCATAAAACCACCGGCGGCCACTGCTCCTGCACCAATTTGCCTGATATAAGCGCGATAGACAGCGTCATTTGTTGCAGCAAAAGAATGCGAATTAGGATTCCAGTTACCAGGACCGCCTGCAGTAGCAATATCTTTCAGATAGCCAAGCTTCACCAGTTGCAGTGCAATCATATCCGTTGGCACCAGCGATGCAAGCAATGGAATTAATCCAAGCCAGGCAAGAACACCACCAGCAACTAATATTCCCGCAATGCGGAAACCAATAATATAGCCTACACCCATGTACTCTGGAGTAATTTCTCCATTAACGGTGGCGGAGGGAAAAAATCGGTTCGTCTGTTTTGTCACGAACGTGGGGGCCTCCGCTATTACATGGAAAACCCGCTGAAACAGCGCATATAATATTGCAAAGCCTAAACCCTGATACGCTGTTTTTGCAAAATCTCCTCCTTTTTCACCGGCAATTAATACAGATGCACAAGCGGTTCCTTCAGGATAAGGAAGGTTGCCGTGCTCTTTCACAATTAGTGAGCGGCGTAAAGGAATCATCATCAGCGTTCCAAGTAATCCCCCTAAAACGGCAAGAGTAAAAATGGTGAGATAATTAAAATAGGG
The nucleotide sequence above comes from Chitinophagales bacterium. Encoded proteins:
- the rnc gene encoding ribonuclease III codes for the protein MIRRVFSKDAAFYKRLKHLTGFLPSNIRLYHHAFCHSSLAQEEFESNERLEFLGDAILSAVIATYLFKKFPYKNEGYLTDIRSKMVSRSQLNVIAFKIGIDQFVTFNSSDPLLNKKSLAGNALEALIGAIYIDKGFKKADRFILKKIVKPFLDIPEIEISEFNYKSKLLEWAQKSGKSLSFSMKSHFKHHHRTFYKMAALIDGIELGLGEDTNKKNAEKIAAKEAFQKLNINL
- a CDS encoding acyl carrier protein — encoded protein: MSDIAARVKKIIIDKLGVDESEVTPEATFTNDLGADSLDTVELIMEFEKEFNISIPDEQAETITSVGQAIAYIEQYAKS
- a CDS encoding 4a-hydroxytetrahydrobiopterin dehydratase codes for the protein MWTEKDDQLQRVFEFRNFIEAFSFMTRVALIAEKMDHHPSWKNVYNKVEISLSTHDAGDKVTNKDRELAREIDKMFEA
- a CDS encoding IPExxxVDY family protein, with translation MTKKRISFFEETFTGLLIALACQLKDYQLCWHLNKAFDFRLLKKDDLEIVHKRKSKTSFFSYYRYENEIDKWIIHVISNKHAGDFFTSEIKHADYLFFITGEVDSEQAKDFILKLKTIPSIQLISEIDLNKLKSKANFIFD
- a CDS encoding amidophosphoribosyltransferase, producing MSDPVKHECGIALIRLLKPLSYYREKYGTPLYGLNKLYLLMEKQHNRGQDGAGVGAIKLNMNTGQRFMSRYRSNSPHAIGEIFQKIFSRIDKLTKINPALMEDTEWLKKNVSFVAEMLLGHLRYGTYGRNEIDACHPFINNHQSSTRSLIMAGNFNLTNIEELGWNAEARAARPDTAVVLDRVTFYLDEEIKNIIDRRQKENGQPLEVNIPVRKEINFQNVLANAVKEFDGGYLLAGLSGAGFAFAVRDPNGIRPAFYYHSSEILVVASERPAIQTAFNLSISEVRELKPGNAVIANSEGEVGEYQIAEAKEKHSCSFERIYFSRGSDKDIYEERKKLGCLLAPSILNAIDFDFNHTVFSFIPNTAEVAFYGMVKGIEDHLRQYKFNRIQNNHLSEIQLKEVLDLRPRVEKIAIKDVKMRTFITQDSQRNELVEHVYDITYGSIKAGEDTIVVIDDSIVRGTTLKRSIIKMLDRLGPRKIIIVSSAPQIRYPDCYGIDMSKMKDFIAFRALVSLLNKKGKENILDEVYEKCKFQMTLPENQIVNEVKRLYDLFTEEEISNELALLVKDECVNAEVQVIFQTIANLHIACPNHTGDWYFSGNYPTTGGNKVVNRAFINYMEGKDVRAYS
- the fabF gene encoding beta-ketoacyl-ACP synthase II: MNLKRVVVTGLGALTPLGNTVPEYWSNLRKGVSGGGLLTYFDTTKFKTKIACQLKNFNILDFIDRKEVRKLDPYSQYALVAADEAVKDSGLNLQTEDKSRIGVIWATGVGGIDSYAKAMMEYCKGDGTPRFSPFLIPLIIPDLAAGHLSIKYGFMGPNYTTVAACASSTSSVIDAFNYIRLGKSDIILTGGSEFPFCIPAVGGFSSMKALSERNDDPEHASRPYDKDRDGFVMGEGAGAIFLEEYEHAVARGAKIYCEVAGGGMSGDAYHISAPHPDGIGVILVLKAALEDAGMKPEDIDYINTHGTSTPLGDIAELKAIVNVFGNHAYKMSISSTKSMTGHMLGAAGAAEAIACIASITEGFIPPTINHVTCDPNIDPNLDLTLNIVKEREVRIAMSNTFGFGGHNATIIFKKFEG
- a CDS encoding OPT/YSL family transporter encodes the protein MADNLSSFKPYISPVEKVKEFTVKSIVAGGLFGILFGAASVYLALRAGLTVSASIPVAVLAISLGRKFLKTTILENNIIQTTASAGESIASGVVFTLPGFLFLSLNDNGESVGAPYFNYLTIFTLAVLGGLLGTLMMIPLRRSLIVKEHGNLPYPEGTACASVLIAGEKGGDFAKTAYQGLGFAILYALFQRVFHVIAEAPTFVTKQTNRFFPSATVNGEITPEYMGVGYIIGFRIAGILVAGGVLAWLGLIPLLASLVPTDMIALQLVKLGYLKDIATAGGPGNWNPNSHSFAATNDAVYRAYIRQIGAGAVAAGGFMTLMKSIPTIVSSFRDSLSSIKDKSAGVERVRTENDLSVNTVIFGSLALVVLMALMPQIPGDSIGSKFLIGILVVVFGFFFVTVSSRIVGIIGSSSNPISGMTIATLMATSLVFIGIGLTGHAYEPMVLVVGSMICIAAANGGATSQDLKTGFIVGATPRLQQLSLFIGAVVSSVVIGITIKLLDIPTPDMAAAGITHAIGSDKFPAPQGTLMATLIKGLLSFNLDWQFVLVGVFLAITMELCGVNALNFAVGAYLPLSTTLPIFAGGAVKKIVDMRSKRRGENTEDGELGRGSLFATGLVAGGALAGVIVALLSINESIFHGLEKISAGPVLSQMLGDGGYQVLGALIFVFMGIILYRVAVKKHVMR